From one Lotus japonicus ecotype B-129 chromosome 3, LjGifu_v1.2 genomic stretch:
- the LOC130748741 gene encoding cellulose synthase A catalytic subunit 3 [UDP-forming]-like — MMESDGEAGEKSMKALGGKVCQICGDNVGNTVSGEPFIACDVCAFPVCRACYEYERKDGNQSCPQCKTRYKKHKGSPAILGDQEDVGTDDGASDFNYNLENQSQKQKIAERMLSWQMAYGRAEEVGAPNYDKEVSHNDIPMLTSGTQVSGELSAASPERMSMASPGVARGKRVHNLQYSSELSQSSNIRSVEPGFGNVAWRERVDGWKLKQDKNAVPMSTGQATSERGTADIDASTDVLVDDSLLNDEARQPLSRKVSLPSSRINPYRMVIVLRLIILCIFLHYRITNPVENAYALWLISVICEIWFAISWIFDQFPKWLPVNRETYLDRLALRYDREGEPSQLAALDIFVSTVDPLKEPPLVTANTVLSILAVDYPVDKVSCYVSDDGAAMLTFEALAETSEFSRKWVPFCKKYSIEPRAPEFYFSKKIDYLKDKVQPSFVKDRRAMKREYEEFKIRVNGLVSKAQKIPDEGWVMQDGTPWPGNNTRDHPGMIQVFLGQSGGLDTEGNELPRLVYVSREKRPGFQHHKKAGAMNSLVRVSAVLTNGPFLLNLDCDHYINNSKALREAMCFMMDPNLGKNVCYVQFPQRFDGIDKNDRYANRNTVFFDINLRGLDGIQGPVYVGTGCVFNRTALYGYDPPVKPKHKKNGLLSSLCGGDRKKSSKSQKKGSKNKKSSKHADPTVPVFSLDDIEEGVEGAEFDDEKSLLMSQMSLEKRFGQSAVFVASTLMENGGVPQSATPETLLKEAIHVISCGYEDKTDWGNEIGWIYGSVTEDILTGFKMHARGWRSIYCMPKLAAFKGSAPINLSDRLNQVLRWALGSVEILLSRHCPIWYGYSGRLKWLERFAYVNTTIYPITSIPLLMYCTLPAICLLTNKFIIPQISNLASIWFISLFLSIFATGILEMRWSGVGIDEWWRNEQFWVIGGVSAHLFAVFQGLLKVLAGIDTNFTVTSKSSDEDGDFEELYMFKWTTLLIPPTTLLIINMVGVVAGISYAVNSGYQSWGPLFGKLFFAFWVIVHLYPFLRGLMGRQNRTPTIVVVWSILLASIFSLLWVRIDPFTTKVTGPKVEECGINC, encoded by the exons ATGATGGAGTCAGATGGGGAAGCTGGG GAAAAGTCAATGAAGGCATTGGGTGGCAAAGTCTGCCAGATATGCGGCGATAACGTCGGGAACACTGTGAGTGGTGAACCATTCATTGCTTGCGATGTCTGCGCTTTCCCTGTCTGCAGGGCGTGCTATGAGTATGAAAGGAAGGATGGGAACCAGTCTTGCCCCCAGTGCAAAACTCGGTACAAGAAGCACAAAG GTAGTCCTGCTATTCTTGGAGACCAGGAGGATGTTGGCACTGATGATGGTGCCAGTGACTTCAATTACAATTTAGAAAATCAGAGCCAAAAGCAAAAGATTGCAGAGCGTATGTTGAGCTGGCAAATGGCATATGGTCGAGCTGAGGAGGTTGGTGCTCCAAATTATGATAAGGAAGTTTCTCACAATGACATCCCTATGCTGACCAGTGGAACACAG GTATCTGGAGAATTATCTGCGGCCTCACCTGAGAGGATGTCTATGGCATCTCCTGGAGTTGCACGTGGGAAGCGTGTCCACAATCTTCAATATTCATCTGAACTTAGTCAATCAT CTAATATTAGGTCTGTGGAACCAGGATTTGGCAATGTTGCATGGAGAGAGAGAGTTGATGGCTGGAAACTGAAGCAAGATAAAAATGCTGTTCCAATGAGCACAGGCCAAGCCACTTCTGAACGAGGAACTGCAGATATTGATGCTAGTACCGATGTGCTTGTGGATGATTCTTTGCT GAATGATGAAGCTCGGCAACCTCTCTCCAGGAAGGTTTCCCTCCCATCATCTAGGATAAATCCATACCGTATGGTCATTGTTCTGCGGCTTATTATCCTCTGCATTTTTTTGCATTATCGAATCACAAATCCTGTGGAGAATGCATATGCATTGTGGTTGATATCTGTTATCTGTGAGATTTGGTTTGCCATATCATGGATATTTGATCAATTCCCCAAGTGGCTTCCTGTGAACCGTGAAACATATCTTGACAGGCTTGCTCTAAG ATATGACCGGGAAGGGGAACCATCACAGCTTGCAGCTCTTGACATTTTTGTCAGTACTGTTGATCCATTAAAGGAGCCGCCACTCGTGACTGCCAATACTGTGCTATCTATTCTTGCTGTTGACTACCCAGTAGATAAGGTCTCCTGTTATGTCTCTGATGATGGTGCTGCTATGTTGACATTTGAAGCTCTGGCTGAGACATCAGAATTTTCAAGGAAATGGGTTCCTTTCTGCAAGAAATATTCAATTGAACCCCGAGCACCTGAGTTCTATTTTTCAAAGAAGATTGACTACTTGAAAGATAAGGTTCAACCATCATTTGTCAAAGATCGTAGAGCAATGAAG AGAGAATATGAAGAATTTAAAATCCGTGTCAATGGACTTGTTTCAAAGGCACAGAAAATTCCTGACGAAGGATGGGTGATGCAAGATGGTACACCTTGGCCTGGAAACAATACCAGAGACCATCCAGGAATGATCCAG GTTTTCTTGGGCCAAAGTGGAGGACTTGATACTGAGGGCAATGAACTTCCACGTTTAGTCTATGTTTCTCGTGAAAAGCGTCCAGGGTTTCAACATCACAAGAAGGCTGGTGCCATGAATTCACTT GTTCGAGTATCAGCTGTCCTTACTAATGGACCTTTCTTATTGAATCTTGATTGTGATCATTATATAAACAACAGCAAAGCCTTGAGAGAAGCTATGTGCTTTATGATGGATCCCAACCTTGGGAAAAATGTTTGCTATGTCCAGTTTCCACAGAGGTTTGACGGTATTGATAAGAATGATCGATATGCCAACCGTAATACTGTTTTCTTTGAT ATAAACTTGAGAGGTTTGGATGGAATTCAAGGCCCTGTTTATGTGGGCACTGGATGTGTCTTTAATAGAACAGCTTTATATGGTTATGACCCTCCTGTTAAACCCAAGCATAAAAAGAATGGGTTGCTTTCTTCACTTTGCGGTGGAGATCGAAAGAAGAGCTCAAAATCTCAAAAGAAAggctcaaaaaataaaaaatccagcAAACATGCTGACCCAACTGTGCCCGTTTTCAGTCTAGACGATATAGAAGAAGGGGTGGAAG GTGCTGAATTTGATGATGAGAAATCACTATTGATGTCACAAATGAGCCTCGAGAAACGATTTGGTCAGTCTGCTGTTTTTGTTGCCTCTACACTAATGGAAAATGGTGGTGTTCCCCAGTCCGCGACTCCAGAAACACTTCTTAAGGAAGCTATTCATGTTATAAGTTGTGGTTATGAGGATAAAACAGATTGGGGAAATGAG ATAGGATGGATCTATGGCTCTGTCACAGAAGATATTCTTACTGGGTTCAAGATGCACGCCCGTGGTTGGAGGTCTATATACTGCATGCCCAAGCTTGCAGCATTCAAAGGTTCTGCTCCTATCAATCTTTCAGATCGTTTGAACCAAGTGCTACGTTGGGCTTTAGGATCAGTGGAAATTCTTCTAAGTCGACATTGTCCTATCTGGTATGGCTATAGTGGAAGGCTAAAGTGGCTCGAACGGTTCGCCTATGTGAACACCACCATCTATCCAATCACTTCCATTCCCCTTCTCATGTATTGTACCTTACCTGCTATCTGTCTCCTGACCAACAAGTTCATTATTCCACAG ATTAGTAACCTTGCAAGTATATGGtttatctctctctttctttccatCTTTGCAACCGGTATCCTTGAGATGAGGTGGAGTGGTGTTGGAATTGACGAGTGGTGGAGAAATGAACAATTTTGGGTTATTGGTGGTGTTTCAGCCCATCTCTTTGCCGTGTTCCAAGGTTTACTCAAAGTGCTGGCCGGAATTGACACTAACTTCACTGTTACCTCAAAGTCATCAGATGAAGATGGAGACTTCGAAGAACTCTACATGTTTAAATGGACAACACTTCTCATTCCACCCACAACACTTCTCATCATTAACATGGTGGGGGTTGTTGCAGGAATCTCCTATGCCGTTAACAGCGGGTACCAATCATGGGGTCCCCTCTTTGGTAAGCTTTTCTTTGCATTTTGGGTGATTGTCCATCTCTACCCCTTCCTCAGAGGTCTCATGGGACGCCAGAACAGAACACCAACCATTGTGGTGGTCTGGTCCATTCTGCTTGCATCCATCTTTTCACTTTTGTGGGTCCGAATCGACCCGTTTACAACCAAAGTCACTGGCCCTAAGGTTGAGGAGTGTGGAATCAACTGCTAG
- the LOC130748977 gene encoding F-box protein SKIP23-like, protein MAAAPDWSQLPAELLHLILECLDDTPLDRLRFRSVCSTWRSSISPFIPIHQFPFNFPPIPAASLSARSIFLIKPPPHLQTQTPWLVKIGQDECGRNRLWHPLFRDRSISTSSPGVLDLTNLLVSDLGNEFVVAHPSTKGKVVAAAAATLQGSMLLTIHESEKLAVFGYGDGDDERWTIMPAPDMSTNYHDVSAFNGRLYAVESGGRTVVVGPDSVLEEEPFAEHYGPNTGCCYNEKFLVESEGELLLVEKHGGFCEDIKYKYEGDNDIDEYKEGMFRVFRFGENEEDEEENESWVHVRNVRDRVLFIGDDCAFSVSASDLGVDEGNYVVFRDDDLKSGIGVFPLDDVGWYGDGILHLLDYPGFSSLFRPPPDWAMLH, encoded by the coding sequence ATGGCGGCAGCACCAGACTGGTCTCAACTGCCGGCGGAGCTCCTCCATCTAATTTTAGAATGCCTCGACGACACCCCACTCGACCGCCTCCGCTTCCGATCCGTCTGCTCCACATGGCGCTCTTCCATTTCCCCCTTCATCCCCATCCACCAATTCCCCTTCAATTTCCCACCCATCCCTGCCGCTTCCCTCTCCGCACGCAGCATCTTCCTCATCAAACCACCACCACACCTACAAACCCAAACACCATGGTTGGTCAAAATCGGCCAAGACGAATGTGGCCGGAACCGCCTCTGGCACCCTCTCTTTCGTGACCGGTCCATTTCTACCTCCTCCCCTGGCGTGCTCGACCTCACCAACCTCCTCGTCTCCGACCTTGGAAACGAGTTCGTCGTCGCCCACCCCTCTACCAAGGGAAAGGTGGTGGCGGCTGCGGCTGCCACATTGCAGGGTTCCATGCTGCTCACGATTCATGAATCCGAGAAGCTGGCCGTCTTCGGCTATGGTGACGGTGACGACGAGCGCTGGACAATCATGCCGGCGCCGGACATGTCCACGAACTACCATGATGTATCCGCCTTTAACGGCAGGCTCTACGCGGTGGAAAGCGGTGGTCGGACGGTCGTGGTTGGGCCGGACTCAGTCCTGGAGGAGGAGCCGTTTGCTGAACACTATGGGCCCAACACCGGCTGCTGCTATAACGAGAAGTTCTTGGTGGAGAGCGAGGGCGAGCTCTTACTGGTGGAAAAACACGGGGGTTTTTGCGAAGATATCAAGTACAAGTACGAAGGTGATAATGATATTGATGAGTATAAAGAGGGGATGTTTAGAGTGTTTAGGTTTGGAGAGAatgaagaggatgaagaagagaatGAGAGTTGGGTGCATGTGAGGAATGTAAGAGACCGGGTTCTGTTCATAGGGGATGATTGTGCCTTTTCTGTTTCTGCTTCGGATTTGGGTGTTGATGAAGGAAACTATGTTGTGTTTAGAGATGATGACCTGAAATCTGGTATTGGTGTTTTTCCCTTGGATGATGTAGGTTGGTATGGAGATGGGATTTTGCATCTGTTGGATTATCCCGGTTTTTCCAGCTTGTTCCGGCCACCCCCGGATTGGGCAATGTTGCATTGA